In one Henriciella litoralis genomic region, the following are encoded:
- a CDS encoding DUF1993 domain-containing protein: MSLSLYDAVIPSMKQMVGSIQGVLEKGAQHYEGKGESPDSLLTDCIHETMLPLTFQLNSVIHHSFGAIEGVQAGEFNAVSGLDTPDYAGFQANLAKAAQSLADLSADDVNALAGKDVMFKFGEMRMPFTAEGFLFSFSKPNLYFHATTAYDILRMKGVPLGKRDFLGQLQLKG; this comes from the coding sequence ATGAGCCTTTCACTTTACGATGCCGTCATCCCATCCATGAAGCAGATGGTCGGGAGTATTCAGGGCGTGCTTGAAAAAGGCGCTCAGCACTATGAAGGCAAGGGCGAGTCGCCAGACAGCCTGCTGACCGACTGCATTCACGAGACAATGCTGCCGCTGACCTTTCAGCTCAATTCGGTGATCCATCATTCCTTTGGCGCCATCGAAGGCGTGCAGGCCGGCGAGTTCAATGCCGTCTCCGGGCTCGATACGCCAGACTATGCCGGTTTTCAGGCAAATCTGGCCAAAGCAGCGCAATCGCTGGCCGATCTTTCGGCTGACGACGTGAACGCACTTGCCGGCAAGGACGTGATGTTCAAATTTGGTGAGATGCGCATGCCGTTTACCGCTGAAGGCTTTCTCTTCTCATTCTCAAAGCCCAACCTCTATTTCCACGCGACAACCGCCTATGACATTCTTCGCATGAAGGGCGTGCCGCTTGGCAAGCGGGACTTCCTTGGCCAACTTCAGCTGAAGGGCTAG
- a CDS encoding DUF779 domain-containing protein, with translation MAGSSSTSPETPARVLATQAAHDLIEEIQADYPDIIFHQSGGCCDGSSPMCYPADDFRIGERDVKLGEVAGVPVYISGSQFEAWKHTQLILDVVAGRGGMFSLDNGREKRFLTRSRVFTEDELAALGGHQAA, from the coding sequence ATGGCCGGATCGTCCTCGACTTCGCCTGAAACGCCTGCCCGTGTCCTTGCGACGCAGGCCGCACATGATCTGATTGAGGAAATCCAGGCAGACTATCCTGACATCATTTTCCATCAGTCGGGCGGCTGCTGCGACGGGTCCAGCCCGATGTGCTATCCGGCCGACGATTTCAGGATCGGTGAGCGGGACGTGAAGCTGGGTGAGGTGGCGGGTGTGCCGGTCTACATTTCCGGCAGCCAGTTCGAGGCCTGGAAACACACCCAGCTCATCCTGGATGTCGTGGCGGGCCGCGGCGGGATGTTCTCGCTCGACAATGGCCGGGAAAAGCGCTTCCTGACCCGCTCACGCGTTTTCACCGAGGACGAGCTTGCCGCCCTCGGTGGACACCAGGCGGCCTAG